A genomic window from Buteo buteo chromosome 13, bButBut1.hap1.1, whole genome shotgun sequence includes:
- the AFG2B gene encoding ATPase family gene 2 protein homolog B: MEASALKVLLLDPGDEGTQRCRIGPATLAFLGARIGAPLRISLPTGRCLCTAWPRHDLADGYLQVDLTCRTAGVTARDLQGLTLDVGQLKLLACRQLKKATVKVVLKSSALKKSTPRAVLQETIRELLRNVYVSLHYVVTVAPNLENPVVYIEILSVDPLMDEAGQITPQTSIKIKEVVTFEWYRHLSEDTAKTSIAGLDDVGRSLKEMIDLPFRFPRTLKKLGLSLPNGVLLIGPPGVGKTLMVKAVAKEVGAFLVCISGPALYGSRPGEGEENLRRVFEKGREMSCEGPTILFIDEVDSLCPKRGSSNSAPEDRIVAQLLTLLDGVGSEGKMVIVAATNRPDALDPALRRPGRFDREVIIGTPTLMQRRSILQLLTSSMPISTDVDLVKLAEMTTGYVGADLTALCREAAMQAVFHSSLDSAETVINMADFQEAFKKIQPSSFRNAVGLTECKPVTWEQIGGLEDVKLKLKQSIEWPMKFPQAFARMGLSHPKGILLYGPSGCAKTTLVKAVATSCHCSFLSVSGADLFSPYVGDSEKILSQVFRQARANTPAIIFLDEIDSILGSRSHRKTGHGVSERVLSVLLNELDGIGLKVTERRGSKLQLEGQCQEQSDEERKLECQETLNKDFVVVAATNRPDVLDDALLRPGRLDKMIYIPPPDLKGRLSILKICTEKIPLDTDVSLQDVAVLTDLFSGADIENLCKEAALLALQENGLEATAVKHEHFVKSLRTVKPSLNVKDLEFYEKFYNQELAS, translated from the exons ATGGAGGCGTCAGCCTTAAAGGTGCTCCTCCTGGACCCGGGAGATGAAGGCACCCAGCGGTGCAGGATAGGACCTGCCACCCTCGCCTTCCTGGGAGCCAGGATCGGTGCCCCGCTGAGGATCTCTCTGCCTACCGGCCGCTGCTTGTGCACGGCGTGGCCCCGGCACGATTTGGCGGACGGGTACCTGCAGGTCGATCTGACCTGCAGGACGGCGGGTGTGACTGCAAGGGACCTGCAGGGCCTCACGCTGGATGTCGGCCAGCTGAAGCTTCTGGCCTGTCGCCAGTTAAAAAAGGCAACTGTGAAAGTGGTCCTGAAGAGCTCTGCGCTGAAAAAGTCGACTCCTAGAGCCGTGTTGCAGGAGACAATCAGAGAACTGCTAAGAAATGTTTATGTTTCACTGCATTATGTTGTTACTGTTGCCCCAAATCTTGAAAATCCCGTGGTGTATATTGAAATACTGTCTGTAGACCCTCTGATGGATGAAGCTGGGCAGATAACCCCCCAAACGAGCATAAAAATTAAGGAGGTGGTCACTTTTGAATGGTACAGACATTTATCAGAAGACACGGCAAAAACTTCCATTGCAGGACTAGATGATGTGGGAAGgtctttgaaagaaatgatTGATCTGCCTTTCCGCTTTCCAAGAACTCTTAAGAAGCTAGGACTTTCTCTCCCTAATGGAGTGCTATTAATAGGGCCCCCAGGTGTAGGGAAAACTCTTATGGTAAAGGCGGTAGCAAAAGAAGTGGGTGCATTTCTGGTTTGCATCAGTGGCCCAGCCCTCTATGGTTCAAGACCAGGGGAAGGTGAAGAGAATTTGCGAAGAGTCTTTGAAAAGGGCAGAGAAATGTCATGTGAAGGCCCAACCATTCTCTTTATTGATGAAGTTGACTCTTTATGCCCAAAGCGAGGAAGTTCAAACAGTGCTCCTGAAGATCGTATTGTTGCTCAGTTGCTGACACTACTGGATGGTGTAGGTAGTGAGGGTAAGATGGTCATTGTAGCAGCAACAAACAGGCCTGATGCCTTAGACCCCGCACTGAGAAGACCTGGCAGATTTGACAGAGAG GTTATTATCGGGACCCCAACACTTATGCAAAGAAGATCCATCCTGCAGTTGCTTACATCTAGTATGCCGATTTCTACAGATGTTGATTTGGTTAAACTGGCAGAAATGACAACTGGGTATGTTGGAGCTGACCTTACAGCACTCTGCAGAGAAGCTGCTATGCAGGCTGTGTTCCACAGCTCTTTG GATTCAGCTGAAACGGTGATTAACATGGCAGATTTCcaagaagcttttaaaaaaattcaaccaTCCTCATTTCGAAATGCAGTTGGACTAACAGAGTGTAAACCTGTCACTTGGGAGCAAATTGGTGGTCTTGAAGATGTGAAATTAAAGTTAAAACAG AGTATTGAGTGGCCTATGAAATTTCCTCAGGCGTTTGCTAGGATGGGCCTGTCTCATCCAAAGGGTATTCTTCTCTATGGGCCATCCGGATGTGCCAAAACCACACTGGTGAAGGCTGTGGCCACAAGTTGTCActgttcctttctctctgtAAGTGGTGCTGACCTTTTCTCACCTTATGTTGGAGATTCAGAGAAGATTTTGTCTCAG gtttttCGCCAAGCAAGAGCAAATACTCCAGCAATAATATTCCTAGATGAGATTGATTCTATCTTGGGATCTCGGTCACACCGCAAAACTGGCCATGGTGTCTCAGAGCGGgttctttctgttctgcttaATGAGTTGGATGGTATTGGGCTGAAAGtcacagaaagaagaggaagcaaaCTACAGCTTGAGGGCCAATGTCAAGAACAAAGTGATGAGGAAAGAAAG CTAGAGTGTCAGGAAACTTTGAACAAAGATTTTGTGGTAGTTGCTGCAACAAATAGACCAGATGTGTTGGATGATGCCTTATTGCGTCCTGGAAGGCTAGACAAGATGATCTATATTCCACCTCCAGATCTGAAG GGAAggctttccattttaaaaatctgcacagaaaaaattCCATTAGATACTGACGTGTCATTACAAGATGTGGCAGTCCTAACAGACCTCTTCTCTGGAGCCGATATTGAGAATCTGTGCAAGGAG GCTGCTTTGTTGGCACTGCAGGAGAATGGACTTGAAGCAACTGCTGTAAAACATGAGCATTTTGTAAAATCATTGAGGACTGTAAAACCATCCTTAAACGTAAAAGACTTggaattttatgaaaaattttaTAATCAAGAATTAGCCTCTTGA